The genomic window AAGCGTGACACTCGAAAAAAGTGGGGaaattaaaatcgaaaaaaaaacgatccaATAATTGGCACAGCTGCCATTTGTCACTGATTAACTATCTTGAAAAGTTTAACGGGATTATATTTGACTCTTGACCCCGCAGCAGAGCGTCGTGCTTGTCTCAAGATTTTAACTCTGAAGCATGGAAAGAGCGCCGTAAACTCAAGTTATAATTTATCTTACTTATTTACCTAGTAAATAACAGTAAAGTTCTTCGGTGTCGTGCCGCGGCAAACGCACGGTAGGTAATTTCACAAGACAGAGTaggtataaaaagaaattcgtCCGTATGTTCACAGAATTCGTTGGGATTAATATTCGTCTTCGTCATACTCGGCGAGATTCTCCCCCCACTGGAATCCAAGACTATTAGGCCGTACAAATACCATCATTCAAGGTCTCCCCACAGATCAAGATGGCATCCTGGTCCCCGGCGTCCGAAGTGGCATCCGCCCAGAAAAAGACCTCCGCCACGTCACTATCCCCGTTACAAGCCGAAATATCACAGGTAAGAAGAAAGCTTCAGCCTCGACTGCGgtagataaaaaaacaaactcgAGGAAAATAGGTGAAGAAAAGTTGTCGAAAATCAGTTGTAGAAAGTCCGATTTTTTGGGTGCGCGTAGGGATGTGGCGTAAAAAAGCCGCGAATCGAAAGAGAtcgttttatattttctaGCCAAGCAGCTATGGCGCTTTTAAGAGCTTGTATcggacgaaagaaaaaaagaaatcgcaCAATTTCTGCAGCTCACCGACCAGCGAGTGCAAGGCGAAACATTCAACAGCCGCGTATCCGATTTTCTCGTAAAGTTTTAATGACGTGATTTGATTAGTCGGGAGTGAGCTTGCTCTGCGAACACGCTGCAATAAACTGCAAATCGAACAGGATACTCGTATAATTTACAAGACTTAAACCTGTCGTTAGGTATCCTCCGTCGCATTACGAAAACGGAATCGACTACGCGTCCGACGAACAGCCTTACACGATTGAAATCGAACTGCCAAGACGGTTCGGAGGGGCGGAAAACTATCACGGAACTTCCCATATTCACAGCAAGAGAGGCCCCAAGAGAGGTGAAGTCTACGATGAGTCGGAATACGACGAGTTCCTGGAGGATGAATATTACGACGAACAGGACAGGGTAATTCGGACGGGAAGGAAGAAGGTGCGGATTAAGGTAAGTGCATTGATTCCCGCAAGTTGTTGACAAGGTATAGAAAAAAACTGCGATTCCATGCACGCGTTTCTTTGTTTATAAcgaattacgattttttcattatcgttCTGCTTTTTCACGCAAACATCTTTTATTTTGCAAGAATACCGTACGTGATggagggaaatggaagtcaTTTTTCGATTCAGGACACTCGAAAACATAATGTATCACCAACAACGTCCCATgcagctgaaataaaatatttttttgcagaccCGTGTTATCGCGCACTTGCAGCGTGCGACGTTGTTTGCGGTCTCAGCTTCCAATGCACGCCAATGGGCTAATTGATCTTCAATTTTCCAGGTGATCAAAGGTCCGAAGCCTAAACTGAACATCAGGATATCTCGCATAGACGATGAGAGGACTAACGGGACCGAGACTTACCCGCTTCTTCAGCCGCAGATATCGACCAACATTGACGAACTTGGTACGCAGTTGGACGAGGAATGGATGCCAGTAAATCCCAAGCCATCCTACCCAGTTCATCTGAGAGGAGCTCGTTAGCGGGCAATAGATTAAAAGTGTTTATActgtaattgtaaattattatgtTAATATTAAACTTCTGTTACTGAACGGTGCTTCTTTGCTCTTGCAGACGGTAATATTCtacctaaattttttttatcttctcattgaaaaacaatgctgtaGTCGAGTGCAGGTTTTATTCTCGAAGCTCGATTGCATTCGGCTATAGATGgatattgttttaaaaatgagTGTAACTGGAGACATACAATATCTGACCTTTTTCAGCCGCAGAAATAACAACGCAGTTTTCTTTCGGATCGATGCCTGGTGAGGTGAACAAAGTAAAATACGCAGTTATTTCGTGTCGTTTCTGTTTGCTTTTCACCTATTATAGGAAATCATCGCATTAGAATATAGATTGGATATTTAGAAACCATTTTATATAGCTGTAAAAACCTTGCAGCTGTCGGAACAAAGTAAACAGTTGGTGGGGATTTATGGGTTGCGATTGATAGATGCTGTTTATGACTGATCCGTTCGATTAACGGGTTGTCGGGATTTATACCTGGACCCCGGATTTTCATTCTTGCGatttggttttttatttctaacgTAATAGTCAACAAACATATAATAAATATGGCAATGATGATGAAAACAACgtgttttgtttaaaaaaacaatataatgtcaataatattaataataataataataataataataatattatacagttTAGCGTAACATATGTTTTACGACACCAATAACACGCACACAATTCTCACGCTCAGGATTATACAACGGAGGAAATTACACTGTTACCTGATATTTCTTTACCCCCTCCAAGACTGCCATTCGTCAAATTATCGTAAAGATGTTGTATTATTAGGCAACGTTTCTGGTTTCCAACGAGATTCATCTGGTAATATGTATTAGGCGAGTAATTGCACCTTGCACTTTCGCGCTGTAAGCTGCACCTTATTGCCTGCAAGGATGCTCACGATTGCAAAATGTCTACCAGAATTGCATAAAGCTTAAGAGGGTACAATTTGTATCCAATTATACAATC from Neodiprion lecontei isolate iyNeoLeco1 chromosome 1, iyNeoLeco1.1, whole genome shotgun sequence includes these protein-coding regions:
- the LOC124293054 gene encoding uncharacterized protein LOC124293054 isoform X2 translates to MNACNSLGLIFVFVILGEILPPLESKTIRPYKYHHSRSPHRSRWHPGPRRPKWHPPRKRPPPRHYPRYKPKYHRYPPSHYENGIDYASDEQPYTIEIELPRRFGGAENYHGTSHIHSKRGPKRGEVYDESEYDEFLEDEYYDEQDRVIRTGRKKVRIKVIKGPKPKLNIRISRIDDERTNGTETYPLLQPQISTNIDELGTQLDEEWMPVNPKPSYPVHLRGAR
- the LOC124293054 gene encoding uncharacterized protein LOC124293054 isoform X1 — protein: MLSKARNSLGLIFVFVILGEILPPLESKTIRPYKYHHSRSPHRSRWHPGPRRPKWHPPRKRPPPRHYPRYKPKYHRYPPSHYENGIDYASDEQPYTIEIELPRRFGGAENYHGTSHIHSKRGPKRGEVYDESEYDEFLEDEYYDEQDRVIRTGRKKVRIKVIKGPKPKLNIRISRIDDERTNGTETYPLLQPQISTNIDELGTQLDEEWMPVNPKPSYPVHLRGAR